From one Candidatus Zixiibacteriota bacterium genomic stretch:
- the yidC gene encoding membrane protein insertase YidC has translation MDKRTIIAFIVIGLIFVGWMYLTMPQAPQTPPPSTQDTLSTAVDTVMEEIPRPKEQVPVDTDVVDQLSEDDSLFAKFQKMPVDTVIVETEKYIARFSGKGGSLISFKFKEYNYNNGDTLPIEMVPDWADQVLKFEFPDAERRDFNLRKIVFTPNKSALKLTGEGATDKLVFRADLENNDFIELMYTFYSRSYDFDVKIDIEGELAQSLGREYLFGWQPGLESTEINRKDDFNSFKANVMWDTGLEKYDDFEHGHLEETIVGAPKWIATRTKYFFVGIDPERDPEAALIEGDRVKVDEGKGQLGRTRIGVQVRMPIHARKSLFDKFSVYIGPIDYDLLKSYNNGYHQAVDVGGILSPISLFILWLMKNLYSVLGNYGLVIIVFSILMKVVFYPLTSRSLKSMKKMQELQPKLKALQEKYKSEPQKLNAEVMKLWKENKVNPMGGCLLMLPQLPIFFALFTVFRNTILLRGAEFALWMQDLSQPDSTLILPIIMGLTMFLQQKMTMQDPKQKMLVYILPVVFFFLFKGFSTGLVLYWTMFNILSILETILIRKPSEKSEQVQPAEIK, from the coding sequence TTCCAGTAGATACTGACGTTGTCGATCAATTATCTGAAGATGATTCTTTGTTCGCGAAATTCCAAAAAATGCCGGTCGATACGGTCATAGTCGAAACGGAAAAATATATCGCCCGTTTTAGCGGTAAGGGCGGATCACTTATCAGCTTCAAGTTCAAGGAGTATAATTACAACAACGGCGATACCCTGCCGATCGAGATGGTGCCTGACTGGGCTGACCAGGTGCTCAAATTTGAGTTTCCCGATGCCGAAAGGCGTGATTTCAATCTGCGGAAAATTGTTTTTACTCCCAATAAATCAGCGCTCAAGCTTACCGGCGAGGGCGCAACCGACAAGCTGGTTTTTCGTGCGGACCTCGAAAACAATGATTTCATCGAGCTCATGTACACATTCTATTCGCGCTCCTATGATTTCGATGTTAAAATAGACATAGAAGGCGAATTAGCTCAGAGCCTGGGCCGTGAATATCTTTTCGGATGGCAGCCGGGTCTCGAATCGACCGAGATAAACCGCAAGGACGACTTCAACAGTTTTAAGGCTAACGTTATGTGGGATACAGGCCTGGAGAAATACGACGACTTCGAACACGGCCATCTTGAAGAGACTATTGTAGGTGCTCCCAAGTGGATCGCCACACGCACCAAATATTTCTTTGTCGGAATCGATCCGGAGCGTGACCCGGAAGCGGCCCTGATCGAAGGCGATCGGGTCAAAGTCGATGAGGGCAAGGGGCAGTTGGGCAGGACCCGGATCGGAGTGCAGGTTAGGATGCCGATTCATGCGCGCAAATCCCTGTTCGATAAATTTTCGGTCTATATCGGTCCGATCGATTATGACCTCCTGAAGAGCTACAATAACGGTTATCATCAAGCCGTCGATGTAGGTGGTATTCTCTCACCGATTTCTTTGTTCATTCTCTGGCTGATGAAAAACCTGTACAGCGTCCTGGGCAACTACGGCCTGGTAATCATAGTCTTCTCGATACTGATGAAAGTCGTATTCTATCCCTTGACCTCGCGTAGCTTGAAATCTATGAAAAAGATGCAGGAGCTTCAGCCCAAGCTGAAGGCACTGCAGGAAAAATACAAAAGTGAACCGCAGAAGCTCAATGCCGAAGTGATGAAACTGTGGAAGGAGAACAAGGTCAATCCGATGGGCGGCTGCCTTTTGATGCTTCCCCAGCTTCCGATCTTTTTCGCACTGTTTACAGTTTTTCGGAATACGATACTTCTGCGAGGGGCTGAATTCGCGCTCTGGATGCAAGATCTCTCCCAGCCGGACAGCACGCTGATTCTTCCGATCATCATGGGACTGACGATGTTCTTACAGCAGAAGATGACCATGCAGGATCCCAAGCAGAAGATGCTGGTATATATTCTTCCGGTTGTATTCTTCTTCCTGTTTAAAGGATTCTCCACCGGCCTGGTGTTGTACTGGACTATGTTCAATATACTTTCGATCCTGGAAACGATCTTAATTCGTAAGCCGAGTGAAAAGTCAGAGCAGGTACAGCCAGCCGAAATCAAATGA